One Alnus glutinosa chromosome 3, dhAlnGlut1.1, whole genome shotgun sequence genomic region harbors:
- the LOC133864125 gene encoding probable receptor-like protein kinase At2g23200, translating to MIVAYFIPLSVSDTQTPPEKVATLTKNSMEKLHSCKLQLDLQLCLLLPLHFSSLLLLSSAYTVPDKYFINCGASHNITSADGWRVFVGDRDFSAGKGKAVKSSNSSTDTQYQNLYQTARVYEKTSSYEFDISENGTYIVRLHFLHFFVLSSSLDLSVALFDVWASGFSLLTNYSIRNITTSPRIEEFFLTIPKGKFKIYFIPSQESSLAFVNAIEVFPAPDDFFLNETTRITSTGDNVTYSGLISQALHTIHRINVGGDYINGTDDLWRNWVPDDNYLLRSVTASNTYYSSTPNYQTGSRVTKYFAPYLVYQTAKHLNANDSSNSSISNATWSFPVNNNATHFVRVHFCDIVSTTRNDLWFNLYINRNYSKMIWPYDIIPNQLAAPFCLDFVVDSDDSGFMNVSIGVLEDSTIRDAFLNGLEILEFMEKSSSIPMESESKRKKFSPVIIGLISSGAFVILVVVVATGLKCRKQEPDQSLELLYGGFNSNNRLTESSLASLAPNLNFSLRISFAEIRRATGYFNAKHLIGKGGFGKVYKGTLRGVTVAVKRSEAGHGQGLHEFQTEIMVLSQIRYRHLVSLIGYCDEESEMILVYEFMEKGTLRDHLYHTDDTSEKSSSLSELSWMQRLEICVGAANGLDYLHTQAGRIIHRDVKSTNILLDKDYVAKVADFGLSKSGPPDPDNYTTNVKGSFGYLDPEYFSTLQLTEKSDVYSFGVVLFEVLCARPPNDNSLPTEEGCLIEWAMQLHREGQLEKIIDPMLVGKIKPGSLRKFSETAEKCLKQNSVERPSMREVVYDLIYAQQLQEPVMHRDQHEVSTTNITSLEGFQFPAAWNFPLQEDDEAPIVGDDDSDTADY from the coding sequence ATGATTGTTGCCTACTTTATTCCACTCTCAGTCTCAGATACCCAAACCCCCCCTGAAAAAGTAGCTACTCTTACCAAAAACTCCATGGAAAAGCTTCACTCCTGTAAGCTTCAGCTTGATCTCCAACTCTGTCTTCTCTTACCTCTCCATTTCTCTTCACTTCTGCTTCTCTCATCAGCTTACACTGTTCCTGATAAGTACTTCATCAACTGTGGAGCGTCCCACAACATAACCTCTGCCGATGGCTGGCGGGTCTTTGTTGGCGACCGAGATTTCTCTGCTGGAAAAGGCAAAGCTGTCAAAAGCAGCAACTCATCCACAGACACTCAGTATCAAAATCTGTATCAAACAGCAAGAGTTTACGAAAAGACATCCTCATATGAGTTCGACATCAGCGAGAACGGTACATACATAGTACGCCTCCATTTCCTCCATTTCTTTGTTCTCTCTTCATCTCTTGATCTGTCTGTTGCTCTGTTCGATGTTTGGGCTTCTGGGTTTTCGCTTTTGACAAATTATAGCATCCGAAACATTACTACTTCTCCAAGGATTGAGGAATTCTTTCTCACCATCCcaaaaggaaaatttaaaatCTACTTCATACCTTCTCAAGAGTCATCTTTGGCTTTCGTAAACGCCATAGAAGTCTTTCCTGCCCCTGATGACTTCTTCCTCAATGAAACCACTCGCATAACTTCTACAGGAGATAATGTTACCTACAGTGGTTTGATCTCTCAGGCTCTACATACAATCCATAGGATCAACGTTGGAGGTGACTATATCAACGGTACTGATGATTTATGGAGGAATTGGGTGCCAGATGATAATTACTTACTCAGATCGGTTACTGCGAGTAATACGTACTATAGTTCAACGCCTAATTACCAGACTGGAAGCCGGGTGACTAAGTATTTTGCACCATATTTAGTCTATCAGACAGCCAAGCACCTGAATGCAAATGATAGCAGCAATTCCAGTATTTCAAATGCTACTTGGAGTTTTCCCGTCAACAATAATGCTACACACTTTGTTCGGGTCCATTTTTGCGACATAGTAAGCACAACACGTAATGACTTGTGGTTCAATCTCTATATCAATAGGAACTATAGTAAGATGATCTGGCCTTATGATATAATTCCAAATCAGCTGGCTGCTCCATTCTGCTTGGATTTTGTGGTTGATTCAGATGATTCAGGATTTATGAATGTTAGTATAGGCGTGCTGGAGGACTCAACCATTCGTGATGCCTTTTTGAATGGGCTGGAGATTCTGGAGTTCATGGAGAAATCAAGTTCCATTCCTATGGAAAGTgaatcaaaaagaaagaagttctCCCCCGTTATAATTGGTCTTATAAGCAGTGGGGCATTTGTCATTTTGGTAGTGGTGGTGGCCACTGGTTTGAAATGCAGGAAACAAGAGCCTGATCAAAGTTTAGAGCTTCTTTATGGAGGGTTTAATTCTAACAACAGGTTGACTGAAAGTTCTCTTGCATCCCTTGCTCCTAATCTAAACTTCAGTTTAAGGATATCTTTTGCAGAAATACGGCGTGCAACTGGGTACTTCAATGCAAAACATTTGATTGGTAAGGGTGGATTTGGGAAAGTCTACAAAGGAACTCTTCGGGGTGTGACAGTGGCTGTGAAACGAAGTGAAGCAGGGCATGGGCAGGGTCTTCATGAATTCCAAACGGAGATCATGGTGTTATCTCAAATCCGCTACCGCCATTTAGTATCTTTGATTGGGTATTGCGATGAAGAGTCTGAGATGATCCTAGTTTATGAATTCATGGAAAAGGGGACTCTCAGAGATCATCTCTATCATACAGATGACACTTCTGAGAAATCATCTTCGCTATCTGAATTATCTTGGATGCAAAGACTTGAAATTTGCGTTGGTGCGGCAAATGGCCTAGATTATCTACATACTCAGGCAGGAAGAATCATACACCGTGATGTGAAGTCAACCAACATTTTGCTTGATAAAGATTATGTGGCAAAAGTTGCTGACTTTGGCCTTTCAAAGTCGGGGCCTCCTGATCCAGACAATTACACCACGAATGTAAAGGGTAGCTTTGGTTATCTTGATCCAGAATACTTCAGCACCCTACAGTTGACAGAAAAATCTGATGTGTACTCCTTCGGAGTTGTGCTTTTCGAAGTTCTTTGTGCTAGACCCCCCAATGACAACTCGCTTCCGACGGAGGAGGGGTGCCTTATTGAATGGGCGATGCAGCTGCATAGGGAAGGCCAACTTGAGAAAATTATTGATCCCATGCTAGTTGGGAAAATTAAGCCTGGTTCATTGCGGAAGTTTAGTGAAACTGCCGAGAAGTGTTTGAAGCAAAATAGTGTTGAGAGGCCTAGCATGCGTGAAGTGGTGTATGACTTGATATACGCACAACAGCTTCAGGAACCTGTCATGCACAGAGACCAACATGAAGTCAGCACGACAAATATTACTTCATTGGAGGGGTTCCAGTTTCCTGCTGCATGGAATTTTCCTCTTCAGGAAGATGATGAAGCACCCATTGTAGGGGATGATGATTCTGATACAGCTGATTACTGA
- the LOC133863037 gene encoding probable receptor-like protein kinase At5g24010 encodes MEKLQLHKIHIPLFPLLLFLLHFFSLQFLSLAAYTPPTKYFINCGSDTNVNAALRNFVGDSNSSDLISTSVSLTGQSSPVKDSNPSPGASLLYQTARIFRHNSAYEFNIEDPGTYFVRLHFFAFSSPSTLTNLSTALFDVSASGFSLLLNFTPENNSNSPILKEFLLTINSRKFKLYFVPRGSSFAFINAIEVFLAPPDLIVDDAQHVSPAGLSNNNYKGVLSKTLQSIYRINVGGPTLTPDNELLWRNWVPDNGYIYNPSAAVDAPIHSGRPNYQGSVTEYTAPDLVYQTAKEMNIINSSSQSNLFNITWSFNVTKSAVHLVRFHFCDIISTSLATLTFNLYIYGNFSKKIDSYEHANQLAEPFYLDFVVDSDESGFMNISIGPRTDSDQINAFLNGLEIKEILTNNSGSVPTVSAPKNNHVSLVVGSVIGGLVLICILAVVLSLVFKSRKPKPAENSDWSPVPVFGGGSSHSRVTEGTVNGSLGANLNLGLKMPFAEIQSVTNNFDKKLLIGKGGFGIVYRGTLRDGKKVAVKRSEPGSNQGLPEFQTEIMILSKIRHRNLVQLIGYCDERSEMILVYEFMEKGTLRDHLYASDKPRLPWKQRLEICIGAARGLQYLHKGSAGGTIHRDVKSTNILLDENLVAKVADFGLSKTGPLDETHVSTVVKGTFGYLDPEYFKTQQLTEKSDVYSFGVVLLEVLCARPPIDPMLQREQVNLAEWAMIRKKKGLLEEIIDPLVKGQIDPNSLRKFIETTEKCLQESGTDRPNMSDVLWDLEYTLQLQQNAMGREPHEDSMTNSSVAFVMPNVQRFPSISMSFERDDTPILMDDSSYVKASEVFSQMRIDDAR; translated from the coding sequence ATGGAAAAGCTTCAGCTCCACAAGATCCATATCCCTCTATttccacttcttctttttctccttcacTTCTTTTCCCTTCAGTTTCTGTCTTTGGCTGCTTACACTCCCCCAACCAAGTACTTCATCAACTGTGGTTCAGATACCAACGTGAACGCCGCCCTCCGGAATTTCGTCGGGGACTCGAATTCCAGTGACTTGATTTCCACTTCCGTTTCCCTTACAGGGCAAAGCAGCCCCGTGAAAGACAGCAACCCGTCCCCAGGCGCATCACTGCTCTATCAGACAGCAAGAATTTTCCGACATAACTCTGCGTATGAGTTCAACATCGAAGACCCTGGTACCTATTTTGTACGTCTCCATTTCTTTGCTTTCTCCTCCCCAAGTACTCTGACTAATCTCTCCACAGCTCTTTTTGACGTGTCGGCATCTGGGTTTTCTTTGTTGCTTAATTTCACTCCCGAAAACAATAGCAACTCCCCTATACTAAAGGAATTCTTACTCACCATCAATTCTCGAAAATTCAAATTGTACTTTGTTCCTCGAGGATCATCTTTTGCATTTATAAATGCCATAGAAGTCTTCCTTGCCCCTCCTGATCTCATCGTTGATGATGCCCAACATGTTAGTCCTGCAGGATTAAGTAACAATAACTACAAGGGTGTGCTCTCGAAGACTTTACAGAGCATTTACAGGATCAACGTTGGAGGCCCTACACTCACACCAGATAATGAATTGCTATGGAGAAACTGGGTTCCGGACAATGGGTATATCTATAATCCAAGCGCTGCCGTCGATGCCCCAATTCACTCCGGTAGGCCTAATTACCAGGGAAGCGTCACTGAATATACTGCCCCAGATCTGGTCTACCAGACTGCAAAAGAGATGAATATAATTAATTCTAGCAGTCAATCCAATCTTTTCAACATAACATGGTCTTTTAATGTTACGAAGAGTGCTGTACATCTCGTTCGATTTCACTTCTGCGACATTATTAGTACATCACTTGCCACTCTGACATTCAATCTTTATATTTATGGTAACTTCAGTAAGAAGATCGATTCCTATGAACATGCTAACCAGTTAGCTGAACCTTTTTATCTCGATTTTGTGGTTGATTCTGATGAATCTGGATTTATGAATATCAGTATAGGCCCTCGGACAGATTCTGATCAGATAAATGCCTTTCTGAATGGGCTGGAAATAAAGGAGATACTGACGAATAATTCAGGTTCAGTTCCTACAGTGAGCGCGCCCAAGAATAACCATGTTTCTCTTGTAGTTGGTTCGGTTATTGGAGGGTTGGTTCTAATCTGCATTTTGGCGGTTGTACTCTCTTTGGTTTTCAAAAGCAGGAAGCCGAAGCCTGCTGAAAATTCAGACTGGTCACCAGTACCTGTATTTGGAGGAGGGAGTTCTCACAGCAGGGTGACAGAGGGAACCGTAAATGGCTCCCTTGGCGCCAATTTGAATCTCGGGTTGAAGATGCCTTTTGCCGAAATTCAATCTGTGACAAACAACTTCGATAAGAAATTACTGATTGGTAAGGGTGGTTTTGGGATTGTCTATAGAGGAACTTTGAGGGATGGCAAGAAAGTTGCCGTGAAACGGAGTGAGCCCGGGTCAAACCAAGGCCTTCCGGAATTCCAAACGGAGATCATGATTCTGTCCAAAATTCGCCACCGCAATCTTGTTCAACTGATTGGGTATTGCGACGAGAGGTCGGAGATGATTCTTGTCTATGAGTTCATGGAAAAAGGGACTTTAAGGGATCATCTATACGCTTCTGACAAGCCTCGTTTGCCTTGGAAGCAAAGGCTTGAAATTTGCATTGGTGCAGCAAGGGGTCTTCAATACCTCCACAAAGGTTCAGCAGGGGGCACCATCCACCGTGATGTTAAGTCCACCAACATCTTACTTGATGAGAATCTTGTCGCTAAGGTTGCCGACTTCGGCCTTTCGAAAACAGGTCCTCTGGATGAAACCCATGTCAGCACAGTTGTCAAAGGCACTTTTGGTTATCTCGATCCCGAGTATTTTAAGACCCAACAGTTGACAGAAAAATCTGATGTATACTCATTTGGCGTTGTTCTTCTTGAGGTGCTGTGTGCAAGGCCCCCAATAGATCCAATGCTTCAAAGAGAGCAGGTGAATTTAGCGGAATGGGCAATGATACGCAAGAAGAAAGGGTTGCTTGAAGAGATTATCGATCCTTTGGTGAAGGGTCAGATTGATCCCAACTCCCTAAGAAAATTCATCGAGACAACAGAGAAATGCTTACAAGAAAGTGGTACTGATCGGCCTAATATGTCTGATGTTCTATGGGACTTGGAATATACGTTACAGCTTCAGCAAAATGCAATGGGGAGAGAGCCTCATGAGGACAGCATGACCAATTCCTCAGTAGCATTCGTGATGCCCAATGTTCAGCGGTTTCCTTCGATTAGCATGTCGTTTGAGAGAGATGATACGCCTATTCTTATGGATGATAGCTCCTACGTTAAAGCGAGTGAAGTCTTCTCCCAGATGAGAATTGATGATGCTAGATAA
- the LOC133864136 gene encoding probable receptor-like protein kinase At2g23200: protein METLHSCKLQLHLQLCLLLPLHFSSLLLLSSAYSVPDKYFINCGASDKITSADGRRVFVGDRHFSARKGKAVKSSNSSTDPLYQTARVYEKTSSYKFDINENGTYIVRLHFFVFSSSIDLSVALFDVWASGFSLLTNYSIRNITSPRIEEFLLTIPKGNFKIYFIPSPESSLAFVNAIEVFPAPDDFFLDETTRITSTGDNVTYRGLISQALHTIYRINFGGGYIKDKDDDLWRNWEPDDSYLLRSVNITNRTDGPPPNYQTGSRVTRYFAPDFVYRTAKELNESRSSNSVSNATWSFPVNNNATHFVRVHFCDIVSTTRNDLWFNLYINRNYSKMIWPYDIIPNQLAAPFCFDFVVDSDDSGFMNVSIGVLQNSTTRDAFLNGLEIMEFMEKSSSIPMESESERKKFSPIIIGLISSGAFVILVVVVATGLKCRKQEPDQSLVELLYGGFNSNNRSSESSLASLAPNLNFSLRISFAEIRRATGNFNAKHLIGKGGFGKVYKGTLRGMTVAVKRSEAGHGQGLHEFQTEIMVLSQIRYKHLVSLIGYCDEGSEMILVYEFMEKGTLREYLYRTDGISDKSSSLSELSWMQRLEICIGAARGLDYLHTQAGRIIHRDVKSTNILLGKDYVAKVADFGLSKSGPPDPEHCTMAVKGSFGYFDPEYFTTQQYTEKSDVYSFGVVLFEVLCARAPIDNSFPEEEVSLTDWVMKLHREGRLDKFIDPVLVGKIKAGSLRTFSETAMKCLKQNSIERPSMHEVVYDLEYAQQLQEPVMHRDQHEVSTTNITSLEGLQFPAAWNFPLQEDDETPIEGVDDSDAAATETVKSKSN, encoded by the coding sequence ATGGAAACGCTTCACTCCTGTAAGCTTCAGCTTCATCTCCAACTCTGTCTTCTCTTACCTCTCCATTTCTCTTCACTTCTGCTTCTCTCATCAGCTTACAGTGTTCCTGATAAGTACTTCATCAACTGTGGAGCGTCCGACAAGATAACCTCTGCCGATGGCCGGCGGGTTTTTGTTGGCGACCGACATTTCTCTGCTAGAAAAGGCAAAGCTGTCAAAAGCAGCAACTCATCAACAGACCCTCTGTATCAAACAGCAAGAGTTTACGAAAAGACATCCTCATATAAGTTCGACATCAACGAGAACGGTACATACATAGTACGCCTccatttctttgttttctcttcatCTATTGATCTGTCTGTTGCTCTGTTCGATGTTTGGGCTTCTGGGTTTTCACTTTTGACAAATTATAGCATCCGAAACATTACTTCTCCAAGGATTGAGGAATTCTTGCTCACCATCCCAAaaggaaattttaaaatttacttCATACCTTCTCCAGAGTCATCTTTGGCTTTCGTAAACGCCATAGAAGTCTTTCCTGCCCCTGACGACTTCTTCCTCGATGAAACCACTCGCATAACATCTACAGGAGATAATGTTACCTACCGTGGTTTGATCTCTCAGGCTCTACATACAATCTATAGGATCAACTTTGGAGGTGGCTATATCAAAGACAAAGATGATGATTTATGGAGGAATTGGGAGCCAGATGATAGTTACTTACTCAGATCGGTGAATATTACTAACAGGACCGATGGCCCACCGCCTAATTACCAGACTGGAAGCCGGGTGACCAGGTATTTTGCCCCAGATTTTGTCTATCGGACAGCCAAAGAGTTGAATGAAAGTCGTAGCAGCAATTCCGTTTCAAATGCAACTTGGAGTTTTCCCGTCAATAATAATGCTACACACTTTGTTCGGGTCCATTTTTGCGACATAGTAAGCACAACACGTAATGACTTGTGGTTCAATCTCTATATCAATAGGAACTATAGTAAGATGATCTGGCCTTATGATATAATTCCAAATCAGCTGGCTGCTCCATTCTGCTTCGATTTTGTGGTTGATTCAGATGATTCAGGATTTATGAATGTTAGTATAGGCGTGCTGCAGAACTCAACCACTCGTGATGCCTTTTTGAATGGGCTGGAGATTATGGAGTTCATGGAGAAATCAAGTTCCATTCCTATGGAAAGTGAATCAGAAAGGAAGAAGTTCTCCCCCATTATAATTGGTCTTATAAGCAGTGGGGCATTTGTCATTTTGGTAGTGGTGGTGGCCACGGGATTGAAATGCAGGAAACAAGAGCCTGATCAAAGTTTGGTAGAACTTCTTTATGGAGGGTTTAATTCAAACAACAGGTCGAGTGAAAGTTCTCTTGCATCCCTTGCTCCTAATCTAAACTTCAGTTTAAGGATATCTTTTGCAGAAATACGGCGTGCAACTGGGAACTTCAATGCAAAACATTTGATTGGTAAGGGTGGATTTGGGAAAGTCTACAAAGGAACTCTTCGGGGTATGACAGTGGCTGTGAAACGAAGTGAAGCAGGGCATGGGCAGGGTCTTCACGAATTCCAAACGGAGATCATGGTGTTATCTCAAATCCGCTACAAGCATTTAGTATCTTTGATTGGGTATTGCGACGAAGGGTCTGAGATGATACTGGTTTATGAGTTCATGGAAAAGGGGACTCTCAGAGAATATCTGTATCGTACAGATGGCATTTCTGATAAATCGTCTTCACTATCTGAATTATCTTGGATGCAAAGACTTGAAATTTGCATTGGTGCGGCAAGGGGCCTAGATTACCTACATACTCAGGCAGGAAGAATCATACACCGTGATGTGAAGTCAACGAACATTCTGCTTGGTAAAGATTATGTGGCAAAAGTTGCTGACTTTGGCCTTTCAAAGTCAGGGCCTCCTGATCCAGAACATTGCACCATGGCTGTAAAGGGTAGCTTTGGTTATTTTGATCCAGAATACTTTACAACTCAACAATATACCGAAAAATCTGATGTCTACTCCTTTGGAGTTGTACTTTTTGAAGTTCTTTGTGCTAGAGCGCCTATTGACAACTCATTTCCGGAGGAAGAGGTGTCCCTAACTGATTGGGTGATGAAGCTGCATAGGGAAGGCCGACTTGACAAATTTATTGATCCCGTGCTAGTTGGGAAAATTAAGGCTGGTTCATTGCGGACGTTTAGTGAAACTGCTATGAAGTGCTTGAAGCAAAATAGTATTGAGAGGCCTAGTATGCATGAAGTGGTGTATGACTTGGAATACGCACAACAGCTTCAGGAACCTGTCATGCACAGAGACCAACATGAAGTCAGCACGACAAATATTACTTCATTGGAGGGGTTGCAGTTTCCTGCTGCTTGGAATTTTCCTCTTCAGGAAGATGATGAAACACCCATTGAAGGGGTTGATGATTCTGATGCAGCGGCTACTGAAACTGTGAAATCTAAATCCAATTGA